A stretch of Eubalaena glacialis isolate mEubGla1 chromosome 10, mEubGla1.1.hap2.+ XY, whole genome shotgun sequence DNA encodes these proteins:
- the LOC133099621 gene encoding olfactory receptor 5B2-like — protein MENGTEVTDFILVGLTNVPELQIPLFIVFTLIFLISAFGNLGMITLILLDSRLHTPMYFFIINLSLVDFGYSSAVTPKVMAGFLRGDKIISYNACAAQMFLFAAFASVENFLLASMAYDRYAAVCKPLHYTITMTTSVCTCLAIGSYACGILNASIHVGGTFSLSFCKSNVVHHFFCDIPAVMALSCSDKHISEVVLVLISSFNVFFALLVMLISYLFISITVLKMHSAKGYQKCLSTCASHLSVVSIFYGTVIFMYLQPSSNHSMDTDKVASVFYAMVIPMLNPIVYSLRNKEVKSAFKKVLGNAKFSLAFGF, from the coding sequence ATGGAGAATGGTACAGAGGTGACGGATTTCATCCTGGTGGGTCTAACCAATGTCCCAGAACTTCAGATTCCTCTCTTTATTGTGTTcaccctcattttcctcatcagcGCTTTTGGAAACCTGGGGATGATCACGTTGATCCTGTTGGACTCCCGTCTCCACACCCCAATGTACTTTTTCATCATTAATCTGTCTTTGGTGGACTTTGGCTACTCCTCAGCTGTCACACCTAAAGTGATGGCTGGGTTCCTTAGAGGAGACAAGATCATCTCCTACAATGCATGTGCTGCTCAGATGTTCTTATTTGCAGCCTTTGCCAGTGTGGAGAATTTCCTCTTAGCCTCAATGGCCTATGACCGCTATGCAGCAGTATGTAAACCCCTCCATTACACCATCACCATGACGACAAGTGTGTGTACATGTCTGGCCATAGGCTCCTATGCATGTGGTATCTTGAATGCTTCCATCCATGTTGGAGGTACATTCAGCCTTTCTTTCTGTAAGTCCAATGTGGTCCATCACTTTTTCTGTGACATTCCAGCTGTCATGGCTCTCTCTTGCTCGGATAAACACATTAGTGAGGTGGTTCTTGTTTTAATTTCAAGCTTTAATGTCTTTTTTGCTCTTCTGGTAATGTTGATTTCCTACCTTTTCATATCGATCACCGTCTTGAAGATGCACTCAGCTAAGGGATACCAAAAATGTTTGTCCACCTGCGCTAGTCACCTTTCTGTAGTCTCCATCTTCTATGGGACAGTCATCTTTATGTACTTACAACCCAGCTCCAATCATTCCATGGACACAGACAAAGTGGCATCTGTGTTCTATGCTATGGTCATTCCCATGCTGAACCCTATAGTCTACAGCCTGAGAAACAAAGAGGTTAAAAGTGCATTCAAGAAGGTTTTGGGGAACGCAAAATTCTCTCTAGCCTTTGGATTTTAA